One Ranitomeya imitator isolate aRanImi1 chromosome 4, aRanImi1.pri, whole genome shotgun sequence genomic window, gtctgtgccgagttgttttatgtataggaggagcagcttcatccagggcactttgcagggtttcattgtaatgcttcagagcagaatcaggacatgagatggaggagattggggccaatgaggactgcaagatcttcataagttcctgggtgttaatggcctgtatgtttctataagtgtggaaagtgggggtgacctgagcgggatggcagttcttgatagagaatgaaagaaggtggtggtcagagagtgggagaggggagtttgtgaaatcatccactgagcaaagccgggagaagaccaagtcaagggagtttccatcttcatgtgttggcgagttagtatgctgcgagaggccgaaagaggaggttagagccaaaaggtgagaagcagatggggagaggggagaggcaatagggatgttgaaatcacccatgataagggtgggggtgtcacaggaaagaaagtgtggaagccaggtggcaaagtgatccaggaactgatgagaggggccgggaggacgatacaccaccaccactcgcatggagaaggggacgtagagtctgaccacatggacctcaaaggaagggaagacaagtgagggtacttgggggataacttggaaagtacattttggtgaaaggagcagaccaacgcctccacctgctctgttgtctgatcttggggtatgagaaaagtgtagtgcaccatatgaaagagcagcagcagcggtggtgtctgactgctggatccaggtttcagtaagagccaggaggttaagagaattagaaaggaagaagtcatggatgaaggagagtttattacacacagagcgagaattccaaagggcacaattcaaagagacagaaggcatgcagggaatattaataaggttagaggggtttctgggtgtagcaattgggaggtttgactggctataacatggggggccggggtttggagagatgtctccagcaactaggaggaggaggatcgaaagagtgagcagatggttaagtgatttgtgagagcgtctcttgtgttggatggtgggactgaatggatctgcgctgctaagcaatgtgaacagagcatgagtgctatacataggagaggcaaggacagaggggccgatatggatggagtgtagagagttaatgcaagggcggtgaatgtgagtgaatgcagcagccaggatatagaatatgcaaataaatatggtgagtatttgtgttgtttcaagtgaatgtggattagatttagattgtcttacctgtctcctgccctgtctaactgccatgttataactgccgagtacttagaaaaaaaagtactttgaataaaaatacacgaatacaagtgcacgaatgcacccgtgcatgaatgcttccccaagctaagtctacatttatagaaggctagcccttagatcttccttttttttttttttttttgtgttaaagctcgttagcaatcaatcaaactcagttgagacaacaggacacaataaatgtagtgatcagataaacaaatgtccaggtctacatggatcatagaccactttgaaacagttatgtgatctcgctgagtaaggacatgcaaagtcagattaaatatctataaacacaaaaaatgcataataggatgactaacatatatagatatatgcaggattcaatgccgaagatagaatgactcagataccattcaagctgcttgctgtcagggactggagcaatagacatgcaggatatttcagctcagagaatgaatgatctgtttaccattcaagctgcttgctgtcagtataatgctgacagagctccactatagaaagtataatgcacaccagagccccctatatacagtataatgggtaaacagctcccatatgcacaatatgccttcacagttccctatacacagtatgatgggtccacagctcccttatacacagtatggtgggtcgacagctcccttatacacagtatgatgggcctgcagctcccttatacacagtatggtgggtccacagctctcttatacacagtatggtgggtccacagctcccttatacacagtatggtgggtcgacagctcccttatacacagtatgatgggcccacagctcccttatacatagtatgatgggcctgcagctcccttatacacagtatgatgggcccgcagctcccttatacacagtatgatgagcccacagctcccttatacacagtatgatgggcccgcagctcccttatacacagtatgatggacccgcagctcccttatacacagtatgatgggcccacagctcccttatacacagtatgatgggcccacagctcccttatacacagtatgatgggcctgcagctctcggacaaacagtatgatgtcccccacagttcccctgtacacaatatgatgagcccacagctcccttatacgcaGTATGATGTTcctcacagctcccttatgcacagtatgatgggcccgcagctcccttatacacagtatgatgggcccgcagctcccttatacgcaGTATGATGTTcctcacagctcccttatgcacagtattatgggcccgcagctcccggtCATGATTTGCcattctgcagtcacataaagtgactgcagacatgtatTCCAAGCCTTTATGAACTTAAAATTTTATAGTAATAAATTgcgtattattaaattattaaagccccactctagcagggtttttttttccaccgctggagtggtgctttaagcgcaAGCCCCCtgccccggtcatttactcatcctatggcgtattaactattttgtggcactgctgcagtgccgcggctcaaacttgtgagcgcagcttctgactggccagaaggtaGAAGCTACGTCACAAGCGCTCACTATAAGACTATGagagcgagaaagaggccagaatgacgctctcatagacttacattgattggtgacctctgcaccgctccatgaaacactggagccgcggacaggccacaaactgcaggagacggagcggaggtgaaaacagatgaaaatgccggaaggtgagtatcagacagggggaaggggacttggattttcagcactgctacagcagtgaaataaaaaaaaaatactggagtggcgctgtaaatgtgatgcggctcttggttactgtatgggggcttcttatactaatacgcataaaagacccaggtggtacgtatcaaaagccccccaccccatgtccagcctccccagacagcaaatactacgtgatggagtacatataatatcataacaaaacattataatattcagccacCAGTGCCCTCCCCCATCCCCACttcagccccaacaatacccccatcatctcacatccacccccccAGTACCCTGcccccctcacccactttcagcccccacaataccccaatggtctcacattgcCCTcagagtgacatacctgaattcagTAAACCTAACAAGCTCCATCCCCACTTGCTGATAAAGTTTGCAGGCCGGACCAGgaaatgtgacagggcccggggcaacGGCCCCTATGCCCCCCATTAGCTGCGCTACTGGATGAGACACATCGGTAAAGCCCCTCATTTTAAGAATGTTATGTGATATCTTGCATTAAATAATTGTAATTACTGAAAATCGTAGTATATATTCACGCTATCTTCCTTTATCATTTTCTTTACATAAGTATTTTAGATGTAAAAATgtgctgacaggatccctttaaacaccTACCCAATAACTAATAAACTGGgggaaaaaattgtaaaaatgcgTCATTAGACCACAAAATAAATCTAAAAAATGTAACACTTAAAGAGAAATAATGAATTTTAGGGGTTTAATACAAGAAAAGGCCAAATCCAATCAAAGTGTTTAATACCTGGGAATAAAAACCAGGACACTCAGCAGAATTCTCCACAATGATCTACAGGGATTATATATTACCAGCCTTCCCATATTATATCCCCCCCAATATACAGAAATATCCAGAGAACGATCATCAGAAACCTGAACAGCAGATGATAAACGCATGTGATCTAGGGGAGGGATCATCTTCTGTATCACCATGTTCTAATTCATCCCATTAATCAAATGATTCAACAATCATAAGTTTAGCTTCGTTCATCTGTCTATGGCCGGATTTCTTATATCATAATGGTTTCTTCCAGTTGCTGCTTCCCTCTAATATCTTTATAGAACCATCACATACACATAATGCAGCATGAAGGGGCTCGGAGAAGGTggcagtgaaggtgtgtaagtgtctgatggggttacacagctcataaaaggacaactgcccggcctcataatccagaCATATCCTGACTCTATCACTGGAGATCTTGTCAGGTAACCGGATCTCTTTACTGTCATGTCTCACAAGATACTGATTATTAGATCTCCACAAACTCAAGGACTTGTTATTATCTCCAATCACTGACTTCCACCCCCTCCTGTCTATACTGGGATAACACATCCCCACCCTCCACTCCTCTGATCTCCTGATctccacatcccagtaatgtcgtcctgaggtAAATCCTCTCCTGCTCATCACCTGATAATCCTGGAATCTCTCTGCTGTTTCTGGACGTTTCTGCTTCTCTTCTGTCCAGGTTGCAGTTTTCAGGTCGTCTGATATAAGGAGATTATTAGAAGCTGTGGTTACATCCAGTAATATGTCTGCAGGACCCTCCACATAGATCCCGCTCCTTATACCTGATATTACCTCAcataatgtgtgtaatgtgtgtgagatcACAGCCACATCCAGGTCATCTCCATCATGGGGCTGtttatcatgtcctcctgtgtcctcatcacctccctcctcctcaggatcacataagtcaccggtgtctggttcctgtaagacagtcagtggatccgtcatgttacacagctcctcaatgtgTCTCATCTTCCTGGACAGCTCGTCCTTCTTTATTTCCAGCTGATGGATCCGAGCAGACAGTGACAGTGACTCTTCCTTCTCCTGCCTGGAGATCTCACTCAGGACCTTCTTCTCCAGGTCGTCCACCCGTCTCATGATGTCTGTACACAGGGCAGTGACTCTCTCGGCTTCTCCAGCTGCTTTTTCTTGAGCTTTTCTCCTCcgctcctccagactctggactcTTTCCTCAGTCTCTTCTCTCTTTGTGATCAGTTTCTGGAGAACATTTCtcagtttcttcttcttcttctctgaGGCCTCATCCAGCATCTCCACCCGATGTCCCCGATGTTCTCCGGCCAAACTGCAGGACACACAGATACAAGCCGCGTCCTCAGTGCAGTAATATTCCAGGATCTTcttatggacagaacatttccttTTCTCCAGAGAAGTGCTGGGATCAGATAAGACGTGTTCTGGTGATTTGCTGTGAACCCTCAGGTGTTTATCACACAGAGAAGCCTCACAGTGTAGACAGGATCTAACAGCAGGTACCGGAGAGTCCACACAGTAAGTGCAGCAGATCCCGGTGATCTCCTCTTGTTCTTGCTGAGAAATCAGGAAACGTTCAGTGACATTATGAAGATATAAGTTCCTCATCAGTGCCGGACGCTCCTGAAACTCTTCTCTGCAGTCAGGAAAGGAATAAACTCCAGACTCGTCCTGTGTATCCAGCACACGACCAATACAgacccggcagaagttgtgtccacatctcagcaTTACAGGATCTGTATAAGTGCTCAGACAGATGGAGCAGAGCAGCTCTTCTCTCAGATCAGCAGACGCCATGGCTGACAGAGGAACAGAGAAATGAAACTGCTTCTCAGAAATCTAAGGTCAGGTTTCATATTGTATCCATAGGGCAGGGCTGAACAGCACAGGATCAGATACTATCAACCTGACTTGTTTATAGACACGTTATACTTATAATAATGCACCAACATATTTCAAAGCACGTTACAATTTAGAGAATACATGTAAAAACAATATCAGACATTACAAAGGAATACATTATTTAACACTTTGAATGAAAAAGTGAGGGCCCTGCATGTTTTATAATATATAAGGTAGTACGTGTAATTTTCATGTACCAGTCACCTGCCAGTATCTGGCTTTGCACAGACGTTAATTGTATGGAGTGTGGGATATACTGTTATCAATGAGCCAGGTTATGAAGAAAACTGTAGAAAAGGAGAATCAGAAGAAAAAAATAGGGAATGTGAAAGAACCAGAGTCGGGAAGAGGGGTAGGCAGGGTAAGCACCCGCCTTGGGTGCTACCTTCTGCCTCCCGGACATGACAGTGTCTGTGCTGAATGCCTGAGGCTACCCTGTACCTTTCTCCGGCCACAGGCATTTAGCACAGTGACAGCCGGGGCACAGGCACAAATGGTCAGTCACTGACACCACGCGCCCCTCTCTCTGCCTGCGCTCCGGCATCCCTCCCTCCCTGCAATCATATTTATGTCTGTCAGACGCAAATACAATTGCTGTTATCTGTGTTGCTGGCACAAGAACTGTAATGATCTCCGCGGGGAACATCAGCAGAAAGCAGTCCACTTCCAGTCTGTGGCCTGGTGAAGATGGCGCTTGCAGGGGACACCTATGGATCACCCCCAGTTAGGGCAAtgagatactcggtaccgggtctaatACTTcacatggggatgtcacggtggctgacccggtccgtggcccagagGGGTCCAATAAAAAggtgggaaaggtctttaaagggggatagagtttatgtttctgacgccacctgtggtattcggtcagggtgaccgacgctgctttaaggggtccactggggtgatgttatggcagctagatggtataccttttatactgggagctgtgggggacattatacatggGCTATACATTATGCAGAAGGCATCATTTTGTATAGGGGATGTGCGGGACATTACACTGGGGGCTGTAGAGGAAATCATAATGTATAGGGGACTGTGCTGTCATCATACTACATAGGGaattgtggggtcattatactgaaggctgtggagacatcatactgtaaaGGGGGCTGTGATGACCATGCTGTATTGGGGACTGTGGTGACTATGCTGTATAGGGGCCATTGAGGACATCATGCTGTAaagggggctgtggtgaccatattTTATAAGGGTggtgctgtggtggacatcatactatatattaGGGGCTTTGGTGTACATTATACTGCGTGGGGGACTGTTGTGGACATCATAGTATATATTAGAGGGCTGTTCTGGATATCATACTGTTTGGgctgctgtggtgaccatcatactatgtAGGGGTACAGTGTGACGAGGGGGTACAGTTTGGAGAGGACAATGTGAATGGCAGTATGAGAGCATAGTGTGAAAATTGAgcacagaatggatatggagagggAGCAGTGTAAAATGGGGGCACAGTGTGGAGAAAGGTTAGCATGGTGGGAAGACCGTGGAGAGAGTGTAAGGGAAAACAATGGAAATGGGACAACCATGTGGTGGCTATATACGATAACGGCAGACAGTGGGATGTTATAGATCATTAAGGTGgacagtgtggaggccatatacCATTGGAGGCTTATTTAGGGATTATAATGGGCAGATAGTTTTATACAGAGGGAGTTTTAATGACACTCTTATTTGTAAGTGCGCTGTTTaggaatgtgctgcagaagactggagaagagggaATAAGGAGAGAAGaaatgtggatgtgaaaagtcatcatggcatcagACAAGATGGagacgaaaagaaaaaaaaagggaaatcagAGAAGATGTTACCTATAAGGTACCTGGTAAATGTTTTCTTGTTGAAATGATACTGACTACTTCTCATCAGTACTGTagttcctgtatggtccgcagtgTGATAAAGACTGATAACAACTCCcggcatctccttaccattgttaaggacatactgggagttgtaggttcatgataTACAAATGTATATGAGCCTgacttgacattacaattgatactaagcttggtgatgtattcatgtagtgatggtggttctgttcacttatacatacagtgggtacagaaagtattcagacccctttaaattgttcactctttgtttgattgcagccatttggtaaattcaaaaaagttcattgtttttctcattaatgtacactctgaatcccatcttgactgaaaaaaaaacaaacagaaatgtagaaatttttgctaatttattaaaaaagaaaaaaatatcccatggtcataagtattcagaccctttgctcggtattgagtagaagcaccttttgagctactacagccttgagtcttcttgggaatgatgaaacaagtttttcacacctggatttggggatcccctgccattcttccttggatCTGCTggtcggcacccggcaacaataggaaatttttcctattggttcattttgatcaatgtgatagacccctctttatcacccccttagttagctaaaaataatgaaataattttttttatttatttccattttttcattagggttagagttgggctaacgtgagttgggctaaagtgagttgggctaaagttagggttacggctagggttagggttagccacTGGCCAGCATCCATAGGAGATCTGcaatgatcaaatcagctgtcatgtgttgggaaagatgcgggctcagcgcctGAGCCCGCATCAGAGGGGGGGTAGACGACCTTGGATGTATAAGCAgtgaaaaaattgtaaaaaaaagccaTAATTTTCTAAAACCTGTAAGGTTTTTTATTTTCCAGTGTCTGTTTTCCATTGGTTGCCGGCTTATTGAATCTGCTCCTCATAAGACACGATCCCTGATGAAGCAAGTGTGAAATGCACGTTGGGGCACCAGGGCCACAGAATGAACCAGGTTTTGCTGACATCATATCATTTAAGTGATTTGTATAGGTCCCTTGTATGTTACATTCAAATaattaaggcagcactctgtagcgccaaaacttgcatGCGCTGTAGAGGACTTGTTGAAGGAAACCTCTAGCGGCTGAAAACGGAGCATGCGCAGTGTGGGCGCGCTGAAAGGCTTAGACACGCGCTTCCACTAAATGGCGATGAGACGCCATCCCCATATGCCGAGTGGTTACCCGGGAATGAGGACAACTAACAGTGAGTAAATATAAGTACCCTTTTGCCCCTAGAATATTATGAGGGACACTGTGGATATTTAAAGGCATCTGGGTCATTGTAATCCCTACACCTGCAACCAGGCGCTGCATACATCTCTGATGTGATTCATACACACAGAAttccccatatgcctcctgaggaactacatcatgggagggaaacgcgtcgaggcgaGACTACTGTTATCATGATATGAATACAGATAAGTTTACCAGTGTTCACTGGATTCTTTTCACCATATGTGGACTTTTATCTTTGGTTTGGGCATGGTGCAATAAGTGGTTATAATTTTGGGACATATATCTTATAGAGGACATGTTGcaataactaccgtatatatcTGGTAATCTCTATTTAAGTATTTTTGAATGATCCCAGTGCTGTTTCCTCTGCAGAGGACATGTGGTAAACTCTATAGATCTTTCATATGCCCAGCTGAGGGATCTTTACTAAGCACTTTTTGTGCTGCACTCCCTTTCTCTTTTATTGTGGTCTGACTGTAACTATGGGTCTGCAATAACCTCCACCACTGGTAGTCCCTTaggcacctcccctgatagtaccccTGCATAATTGAGGGATTCATTAGGGCCACCAGGGTAAGccgccgtggagcgggggcgccacattgcgtccaagagggtgccaacctccgctggtaggtagggacaTTCATCAGGGACATAGGAGGGTGAGAATTAAGCATTAGAGTAGTACTGCCTGATAGGACTGTCAGACCATAATAGTTTGTCAAAAGATTGGTGATTGATACCTAGTATTGATTTGTGTTGGTCACGCTTATATACTTGCTAAGGGTTTTGGTTTATAACCACTGAGTATCTTGAGCTGGTGTGTTTGTACCAGGTGTCGAGGGGTATATTCCTTTAGGATAAGACTTTTTAGTAAGGGACTTCTAGGGCTGGTAGGgccagccgtcgaggagcgggggcaccatattgcatccaagagggtgccaacctctgctgacagGTAGGGTGGAAGAAGGGATAAATAGGGTGAAAGTACCCATATATGCCCCCACCCTCTTCTGTACATATGTCTGGCTAGGTTAAATGGACCCACTTTTCATCCCAGTTGGTGGGTGTTGTTGTTGCTTTTTAAGCCTGTTAACGTTTGATTTTTTGGAAATATTTTGAATAATTTTTGACTTTTTATGGTATTAGTTTTTTTGGTTAGATTTTGTGTTGATACTAATCCTCATTATCTGGTAGTGTAGTTTTCCTAATTGTTAGTCAAAAGGTGAAAGCCAGAACAACCTATGGAAT contains:
- the LOC138675173 gene encoding E3 ubiquitin-protein ligase TRIM39-like; translation: MASADLREELLCSICLSTYTDPVMLRCGHNFCRVCIGRVLDTQDESGVYSFPDCREEFQERPALMRNLYLHNVTERFLISQQEQEEITGICCTYCVDSPVPAVRSCLHCEASLCDKHLRVHSKSPEHVLSDPSTSLEKRKCSVHKKILEYYCTEDAACICVSCSLAGEHRGHRVEMLDEASEKKKKKLRNVLQKLITKREETEERVQSLEERRRKAQEKAAGEAERVTALCTDIMRRVDDLEKKVLSEISRQEKEESLSLSARIHQLEIKKDELSRKMRHIEELCNMTDPLTVLQEPDTGDLCDPEEEGGDEDTGGHDKQPHDGDDLDVAVISHTLHTLCEVISGIRSGIYVEGPADILLDVTTASNNLLISDDLKTATWTEEKQKRPETAERFQDYQVMSRRGFTSGRHYWDVEIRRSEEWRVGMCYPSIDRRGWKSVIGDNNKSLSLWRSNNQYLVRHDSKEIRLPDKISSDRVRICLDYEAGQLSFYELCNPIRHLHTFTATFSEPLHAALCVCDGSIKILEGSSNWKKPL